Proteins from one Brevibacillus humidisoli genomic window:
- a CDS encoding phosphotransferase: protein MEEAERAVVARDQLQRLDVAKQKPKLEANIEKMMAHGLWPRDRRLSQFLASLQPVEADARLAVVHGDLHIRNVLVDEQGLRD from the coding sequence GTGGAGGAAGCTGAGAGAGCAGTTGTTGCTCGCGATCAGCTGCAGCGACTGGATGTGGCGAAGCAGAAGCCGAAACTGGAGGCAAATATAGAAAAGATGATGGCACATGGACTGTGGCCACGAGACAGACGTCTATCACAGTTCCTCGCTTCGCTGCAGCCCGTCGAAGCTGATGCGAGATTGGCCGTCGTACATGGCGACCTACATATTCGAAATGTACTGGTAGACGAGCAAGGTCTCAGAGACTAG
- a CDS encoding spore germination protein: MFRSAAEELARIQTDLVYFAHLVGKDEFERDVLTPLSNVKANEVEQLLARSHYTEVFDSRELVQGILDGKAAIFHNNRVWLVDVYGPRSRNI, encoded by the coding sequence TTGTTCCGATCTGCAGCAGAGGAGCTTGCCCGGATTCAAACCGATCTGGTCTATTTTGCTCATCTTGTAGGGAAGGACGAGTTTGAGCGGGATGTCCTCACACCTCTCTCCAATGTAAAAGCGAACGAAGTGGAGCAGTTGCTTGCACGCAGTCACTATACAGAGGTGTTTGACAGCAGAGAGTTGGTCCAAGGAATATTGGACGGCAAGGCGGCTATCTTCCACAACAATCGGGTCTGGCTTGTTGACGTGTACGGCCCTCGGTCCCGCAACATTTAA
- a CDS encoding thermonuclease family protein yields the protein MNRINLVRWVIGIAVCITLIGCSSAAEYRSEAGSEATGGTETRPAGLAAIVTKVVDGDTIKVEINGKEETVRLLLIDTPETNHPRLGQQPFGKEAKEFVTEILTDKTVELEQDVTNGPDKYGRLLYYVYVDGEPVQEMLLQQGLARVAYVYVPNVKYVDKYRELQKQAQEAAVGIWSIENYAQEDGYHAEIAGARTGLQNGQNATSGDAKPDAEQQGDADRARLRYDPSGPDRDCSDFSSHEEAQAFYEAAVGPKSDPHRLDRDGDGLACEK from the coding sequence ATGAATCGCATAAACTTGGTGAGATGGGTAATTGGCATCGCAGTCTGTATTACTCTCATCGGCTGTAGTTCAGCAGCAGAGTATCGATCGGAAGCAGGATCTGAGGCGACTGGTGGCACAGAGACTCGTCCTGCCGGGTTGGCTGCAATAGTGACCAAGGTAGTAGATGGCGACACGATCAAGGTAGAGATCAATGGCAAAGAAGAGACGGTTCGCTTGCTATTGATCGATACACCAGAGACCAATCACCCCAGGCTCGGCCAACAGCCGTTTGGCAAAGAAGCAAAAGAATTCGTAACGGAAATCCTGACCGACAAAACCGTAGAGCTTGAGCAGGATGTGACGAATGGACCAGACAAGTATGGAAGGCTGCTTTACTATGTGTATGTGGATGGTGAGCCCGTGCAAGAGATGCTGCTGCAGCAAGGCTTGGCCCGAGTCGCTTATGTATACGTGCCAAATGTAAAATACGTAGACAAATACCGGGAGCTGCAAAAGCAGGCGCAGGAAGCTGCCGTCGGGATCTGGTCGATCGAAAATTACGCACAGGAAGATGGCTATCATGCGGAAATCGCAGGAGCGAGAACAGGGCTCCAGAACGGGCAGAACGCCACATCAGGAGACGCGAAACCTGATGCAGAGCAGCAGGGGGATGCGGACAGAGCACGTTTGCGCTATGATCCATCCGGACCGGATCGTGATTGCAGTGACTTCTCGTCCCATGAGGAAGCGCAGGCCTTCTATGAGGCGGCAGTCGGGCCAAAGAGCGATCCGCATCGCCTGGATCGGGATGGGGACGGCTTGGCTTGTGAAAAATAA
- the lplT gene encoding lysophospholipid transporter LplT translates to MRQLRLKPLPALYITQFLSAFADNMILFVIANLLTDNGFSPAALALVSIAFFLPYLVLAPVVGPFADKYPKTLVLVIGNLIKVLGVLLLILIDQSNILLLMLCYFTVGVGAVVYSPAKYGILPELTGNEDELFHANARIEAYTIIAILTGIGGGGAIAAMTPAITSSLICLALYLLSVLMTFFIPRIGGDSSIRYGREAWNFVDHLQQLFREPATKFCLIGTGAFWMSSAVLRIAVLAWIPISLGFDPKDFSVSLILATTSLGIIAGAFLSTRMIPLSRFYRSVIYGFGMMVLILLFPHFHLTSIAVLFLLAVGFLGGVFIVPMNTVLQEEGKRMIGSGKTIAVQNFVENFLMMVGSGFYYVVVYLGLSVSAAIMVQGLLLLAFLLYLNRVKRQVAAAA, encoded by the coding sequence ATGCGCCAACTACGGCTTAAGCCATTGCCCGCCCTTTATATCACCCAGTTTCTGTCTGCTTTTGCCGACAACATGATCTTGTTTGTCATCGCCAACCTGCTGACCGATAACGGTTTTTCTCCAGCGGCACTGGCACTCGTCTCCATCGCTTTTTTCCTGCCTTATCTCGTCCTGGCACCGGTAGTCGGACCGTTTGCCGATAAATACCCGAAGACACTGGTTCTGGTGATCGGCAACCTGATCAAAGTGCTGGGGGTGCTGTTGCTGATCTTGATCGATCAGAGCAACATTCTGCTGCTGATGTTGTGCTATTTCACCGTAGGTGTGGGGGCGGTCGTCTACTCGCCTGCCAAGTACGGGATTCTGCCTGAATTGACCGGGAACGAAGACGAATTGTTTCATGCCAACGCCCGCATCGAAGCGTACACGATCATCGCCATCCTGACTGGTATCGGCGGTGGCGGTGCAATAGCGGCGATGACGCCGGCGATCACTTCTTCCCTGATCTGTTTGGCGCTGTATCTCTTGTCTGTGTTGATGACCTTTTTCATTCCGCGGATCGGCGGGGACTCGTCGATCCGTTATGGAAGAGAGGCATGGAATTTCGTCGATCATCTCCAGCAGTTGTTCCGAGAACCAGCGACGAAGTTCTGTCTGATTGGAACGGGGGCTTTCTGGATGAGTTCGGCGGTGCTGCGGATAGCGGTCCTGGCCTGGATTCCCATCTCGCTAGGCTTTGATCCCAAGGACTTCTCCGTCTCCCTCATCCTGGCCACCACCTCTCTTGGCATTATTGCTGGTGCGTTTCTGTCGACCCGGATGATTCCGCTGAGCCGCTTTTACCGTTCTGTCATCTACGGGTTTGGGATGATGGTCTTGATTCTGCTGTTTCCGCACTTCCATCTGACCAGCATCGCTGTACTTTTCCTGCTGGCCGTCGGCTTTCTCGGCGGAGTGTTTATCGTACCGATGAATACGGTGTTGCAAGAGGAAGGAAAGCGGATGATCGGTTCCGGCAAGACGATCGCGGTCCAAAACTTTGTCGAAAACTTCCTGATGATGGTCGGTTCCGGTTTCTACTATGTGGTGGTCTACCTGGGGTTGTCGGTTTCCGCCGCGATCATGGTGCAGGGACTTTTGCTGCTCGCATTCTTGCTCTACCTGAACAGGGTGAAGCGGCAGGTGGCTGCGGCGGCGTAA